The following DNA comes from Brassica oleracea var. oleracea cultivar TO1000 chromosome C5, BOL, whole genome shotgun sequence.
CTAAGTCGGAGAAGGTCACCACGTTCATTTCCCAACGTCTTGGCGTCGAGTAGATCCTCTTACGGTGTTCTGTTGTCCTATGTCTGCTCTTGTTGTGTTTCTAAGGTTTATTGTTGCTTAATAATGTGATTCTGTGAGGTTGTTCAAGTGCATGTGTTGATCCGTTTCTCGGTTGTTTTTTTTTCTATCTTTTCTGTATTTGGATATAAATTTTCATTTCGTTGAAAAGTCTATAATAAGGGATCTATGTCAAATCATGAAATTACAAGCAGCAATCCATTTATTCTATTTCTTATGATTGCAGTTAGATTAGTTCAAGACACGTTAAACTTACTTATCTAAAAATTCTAATATCAAGCGGATATCCGAATCCGGATTTGGATCCTTAAAATAAATAAAAAATAATATTAATATATATATATATATATATAAAATATTAACAATAATTTTTTAAAAAAATATATATAATGTCTTTAATTATTTCTATGTATAATATTACAAAATTTACATAAAATTTATATATACTATTATAAAAATAAAAATATATTAAATCAAATTAATTTATATATATAAATATTACTATTTTTAAAATATTTATTAAAAAAACTTACGGATCCAGATATCCGGACTTAAAAATTAAGATATCCGGATCCGGATTCGGCTTTGACGGATCTAACATCTTACTATCCGGATCCGGATTCGGTCTCTCCGGAAATCCAGATTTTCAGATCGGATTCGGATCGAATCTCGGATCGAATCCGGATCTCGGATAAAAGTTCGTCTTCCAAAGACTTTCTATTACGACTCATATAGTGGTGGAAGACTTTAAGAGGGGATCGTAATTATATGATCCGATTGGAATTCTATAACAAAAAAAATTGATACAAAAAAACTAGCTAATATAGAAATTTCTCATGTATTCTAAAATATTTTTATCCGACCGGTAAAGAACATGCTTACTGTTGTTAATCAAAATTATTATGACTTTCACGGATATAATTTGATTAATCTTATATATTAAAACAGAAGTCACAACCTTGATTCATGTGTAATTTTTTTTAAAAATGGGCCCTCACTAGAAATCAATTATCATTAATTTATTACTAATAATATGGATTAACAATATATCATTCCTAATATAACATCGACTCCTAAAAACCTAGATTGGTTAACAAACTCACTTTGATTCATGTGTGATATTTTTATTTGGATCATCATTTAAATTTTTTATTAAATGTATTTCCTTAATGCTAATATATAATCATTTAACTACTTAAATCATAATATAATTTGATATCTTTTAATTTAAAATATAAATATATATATATAATGTTTTTAACAAATGTGTTGAAAAACATTATAACAATATCTTAATTATCAAAAATTGTATATAAATATTTTCACTAATTTTGTAATTAGTAATGAAATTAATGTTATTATACATTAATATATATATATATATATATATATACTCAGTTATATTTTATAAACATTATATTTAACTAATTTTACTATTTTATAGTTATATCTATCATTTTAAATAAAACATTGTATTTAACTAAATATGAAAAAGTTATTTTAAACTGATAAACTAATATATTTTATTTTCACAAACATTAAAAATTTATGCTAGAAATATAATATGTTGGTAGAACGGGTTAACATTAGTAAATTAGATAATTCTTGTATAAAATTAACTTATCTTAAAATTATATATATATATTATCGTAAATGAATAAACATAAAAAAATATTGATAAAGAAAATCTAGCGCTTTGAATTACGGATCAGAATTATAATAATTGAATAAAAAATAACTTTAAAATATATATAATAAAAATACCAAATATATGTGATGATTTGAAATAATCAATTAACTTACAGCATGAAAACTACTAAATTGTTATATTTAAAATAATTATATATAAATATTTAAATATATAAGTAACTTAAAAATATATTCTAATTATGTAAAATATATATAAACATGAAAATTAATACCCGCACGGTTGTGCGGGTCCAAATCTAGTCTAATATATTAAAATAGAGTCCTATTTTTTTATCTACTTAAAAATATTGTCATTTAAATTTCGACATATTCACTTCTCACTAGAAAATATATAACATTCATTATTATTAGATTAACATTACAAAATATCTTCTCCCTCTAATTAAAAAGATTCTGTCGACTACCCATAATACACTAACATCAAAATACCCTAACGTACTTATATTTGAACCTTTCAAAGTTCATTAATACAAATGTGTCTAATCTTTTACGTATATTATAATTGATACAAACATTTACACAATATGTATACACACACATTTCATTTGTTTTTCCTCTCCTCATTGTCTCATGTTTGAATCTATGGAAGTTGGGTAGGTCCTCATTAGAAATAATCTGATATATAGACATTTGTTTCTTCTTCTTCTCCATGACTTCTCTTCGTCGTGAATAAAAAGAAATATTTTGGTTACCTGCAAGGAGAAATGAAAACAGATTCATAAACATTTATCATTTATGCATATTAGGAAAACCCACTGTTCTAAAATACGATTGGTACACCTGTATATACGGCGTATATACGCTGTTCAGTAGTACACTGTAATGTTTTTTGGTAATGGCAGAATAATATGGTTATTGTTTAAAAGGTATTTATACGGCATTTATACAGCGTTTAAATGACGAATCGTTTAATTTTTTAAAAATTTAGATTCTAACAATCTTAACTAGAACAAACAATAAATTTTCTAACATCACAGTAACAAAATTAAAAAATAACGATTTTTATTTCATCTTCTTATAGTTTTTAAAGTTCTAACAATATTATTTAAAACAACCAAATCGTTTCCTAAAATATGCTAAAAACAGAAACAATTACTTTAGAATCACGATGAACTTTAGATAACTATATTAATATTGTTAGAATTGCTATCAACCAAATAATCTTTTTGCAAATCTAACCTAAACAAACGACAATAACAAGAGATCAAGATTTATTAAACATTTACCATATCTCATCATAATATGGTATATAACAAATTTTAACTTTTGTTATGTTTAATATTTATAATTTTGAACTTATTTTCTAACAATATGATCAAGATTTAATTATTTTCATTTGATCAAGATTTAGATCAAGATTTTATCATTTTGTTGACAAAAAAGTAACTGATTGCAAACCACCACATGTAAATATATAAGTTTATGTTTTTGAAAATATAGTAAGTCATATATATCCAACTAAACATTTTCAGACTAAACTTTAATAATAACTTTTTGCAAAATAGAAATTTTAATATTGTTTAATAAATATAATGTCCAACTACATCCATAATGATAATTTTACATAATAAACTTTGGTTCAAAATCCATTTAAATAATATAATTTATTTATTTAGAGTCCTACTTATATTTATTGATAAAATATTGTTATTTATATTCTGGAACTATGCACTTTTCCGTTGATAATAAATTAGATTGGATATTAAATATATAAATCTGAAAATTATGTTACACTAATTCATTTTGCTTACCAATTATTTGGAATTCAATAAAAATGACCGATATTTTAACCAAGTGACATTTAGTTTCGACGTACAAAAATATCTATCTCTAAATATAACATACACAATACAATATAGTATACGTGAAATCATTTCATTATGTCTCTTTATATTTCTCACTGCTACAGAGACTAATTCAAACATTTTATTTATCAAGATTTTAATGTATGCGATGGTAATTAATAACCGGTGCTATAGAGAATTGGTTTAACTAAGCCATTGCTATTTTTATACATATAAATCAATCTATTGGTAGCATATAAGGTCAGAAGCCGGTAACCAATATTCAATATTTCAAACATGAAATGTTTAAATTATGTTTATGACACAGATTTAGTGGAACAATTTCATTCTAATATTCTTATAAAAACAAAATAATTATATAGAATAAGATTTACTAACAAAACAAATAAGCAACTGAACTACGAAATACATATTCTTGATTAAAATTTAATGAGACTTTAAAATTTTCTAACACCATTTTATAAAAAATAAAAAACGGGGGTTAAAATCTAGCAGTGTCATTAAAGTAGCCATGACTTTTACTGCTAATTGATATCCACAGTCAAAAGTTCCAATCACGTAAGCAGTGGCGTAATCAACCGTCGCTCTTGTGAAACACGTGGCCAACATCTTAAAATGAGTAGGTCCACTCCTTGTTCGGGAACGCGCCAGGCGCTAGTCGGGTTGGACCTAGCGTCTAAAAAGAAAATCGGGGATTAATCGGAAATTATTCGGGGCAGAATTTTTAGATGGTTTACTATTTTATAAAACATGTTAATCTTTAATTGTGTATAACATTAATACATTTTCATGTTTAAGATTGTATAAAACACACAAATAGAATATATAAACTTAATATAGTGTAATTTTCATCAAAATTATGAATATAAACGATATTTATAAAATTTTAGATCAAATAAATAAAAAAAATATTATTAAAAAAAAAAAAAAATAAATAAATAAAAAATAAATAAAAAATAGATTAGGCGGCCGTCTAGGCGGTCATTTAGGCGGTCTAGGCGGAAAAAAATCGGATATCCGATTTTTTAAACCGATTTGGCATAAATCGGGGCGGAAAAGTGACGCGTAACGCCTAGACAGCCGCCTAGACGGCTCGGCGGCCGAGTTTTAGAACAGGGGGTCCACTTAAATAAGGATTTCCCGAATAGCATTTGATTTAATTTTTATCAAAAATTTATCAGAAAACAAAGTAGAAGTTTCATTAAATAATTAAATAATTAAAACTATGATAAGACATGTGTCTTGCACAGAGTAAATTTATATGAAAATTAATTAAGAAATATCGTATGAAAAAATAAAATTTATATTCTTTATCGAATTAATATTGTTGGCCTTTAAACAACTTTAAAAAATAATAATAATTATATAATTTGTTTACTGATAAACTGATCCTATTTTTAAAAATATTTTAGGTCAAAAATCACTTATCACATAAGAATCTAATGTTTAGGCCGTATAATCTCAGCCCTACTATATTTGGTTACAATGAAATTATGTCAGTTCAATTTTATATCAGGATTTAGCAATTTAAAAGTTAATTATGATAATAAAAAGTTTACGTTCACGTGTCAAGCCTATATATCTTCAATATTTTTCTCATTTTTGTATCGCTTTTTAATTTTAGTTATTGCTCAATATAAATATTGATTTTTGAGTTTATCCTCATTTCGTTATTTTGTTTTGACCCAGATTTAGAAAATGTTTAAGATTTAAAATTATTAAAGAGATACATACTTTGGTTAAGATCTGCGCCTTGTGCATAATAAATATTTTATATTTATTTACTTTTTATATGTTTTTTGCATATTATGAAATAATAAAATAATAATTATATATTAAATAACTAAGAAATCAGTTACTATTATATAATAAATTGGTGTGCGCGTATAAATCAAACGACTTATCTTGTTTATTCGCAATCATTTTAGGGTAAATAAATCCAAAAAATCAATTTTATCTATCATATGTGATATATAATTAAATTTAAATGATATTAACATAGAAATAAAGTATAATTTTAATACGTATATTTATTAAATAAGGTTTCTACTCATATGATTTTATGATTATTTGCATATTTGTGTAACAAAATTATACACCAACGATTTTTTTTTGATTCGGAATGTTTAGTGGTTTCAATAATTTATAATCATTTAAAAAACAATGAGGATTTCAAAATTAAAATATTAAATTTTTAATATATGTTCAACGTAGATATCAAAATATAAGTACTTATTTTCATATTCTATAGTTTAATTTAAATGAAAGTTCAACATAGTAAAGTACAAACCCTTTGACATCAAAGTCAGAGATTGAATTAATTTCATCAACTATAAAAGGGAGTAAAAAGACTTTTGAATTGGCTGAACTTATCTTTTTCACTAGCTTCAAAATCAAAGTCAAGAGAATTAGAATATTAATATAAATATGACTTTAGCAAGCAAAATGCGACTAGTGTTTATGTTTGAGAAAAAGACAAAAATAGCACTAAATTAAGTTTATGTTTCCAAACTAACACTTAAGGTCAAAAGTCACAAAAATAGCATTTAATGTTTTATCAAAAGTCACAAACTTAGGGTTTAGAGTTAAAGGATGGGGTTTAGGATTTAAGGTTTAGGGTTTAGGGTTTAGAGTTTAGGGTTTAGGGTTTATGGTTTAGGGTTTAGAGTTTAGGGTTTAAGGTTTAGAGTTGAGAAATGAGGTTTTGGAGATAAGATTTCAAATTTTGAAAAATAAAAAAATTAAAATTTTCAAAGGATAAACTTAAAAATTGGCTATTTTAGTCATTTTAGTGTTTGAGTGCTATTTTTGTGATATAAACTTACAAGACGCTATTGCGGAGATTTGCCTGTTTGTCATATATCCGCTATAAATTAAATAAACTTGGTTCTCTTCTTCATCATTGCCCAGAACAAAGAAATAAAAGATCTCAGTGAGAGCTAAATTATCAAGAGCAACAAATGGCAGACGAAGTGATTCTTCTGGATTACTGGCCTAGTGCGTTCGGGATGAGGACGAGGATTGCTCTTGAGGAGAAAGACATCAAATTCGACCACAGAGAACAAGATCTATTCAACAAAAGCCAGATTCTCCTCGGGATGAACCCGGTTCATAAGAAAATCCCGGTTCTCATCCACAATGGTAAACCGGTTTGTGAATCTCTCATCCAGGTCGAGTACATCGACGAGACTTGGCCAAAGGGAAACTCACTCCTTCCCTCTGATCCTTACCAAAGAGCTCAAGCCAAGTTTTGGGGAGATTTCATTGACAAGAAGGTAGAGAGAGAAGATTTCATAGGGCAAGAAAATCAAGATTAGTGTTTGGTTTAATCTGATTAACAATTTTGGTTTAGGTGTCTGGTCCGACGTGGGTTCTCTGGGGAGGGAAAGGCGAGGAGCAAGAAGCGGGGAAGAAGGAGTTCATCGAGGTGCTCAAGACGCTAGAGACCGAGCTTGGAGACAAGACTTACTTTGGAGGCGAAACGTTCGGTTATGTTGATATAGCCTTGATCGGGTTCTATTGCTGGTTTGACACATATGAGAAATTTGCGAACTTCAGCATCGAAGCAGAGTGTCCAAAGGTGATTGCTTGGGCTAAAAGGTGTCTGAAAAGAGAGAGTGTGGCTAAGTCTCTTCCTGATTCAGACAAGATCACTAAGTACGTTCCCGAGCTAAAGAAAAGACTTGGTATGGAATAGATGTGTTCCATTTTAGTTTCTGTTCTGTCTGTTTTTTTTTTTTTCCTTTTTCAATTTCTGTCGTGTTTTTGCTCTGTTTTGAGTCATCATAATATTATAAACATCCACCGATAGTTTACCGTCAGATAAATGCTTCAATGGTTCAACCGAAACTGGCCCGGGGTGATTATTGTCTCGGGCCGAATAGGCTAGGTCCAGTAACTAAATGCAAGCATCCAAAACTAAGTACACTGGAACGGCTAAAGGTGAAACCTGTACCACAAAAATGCATCTTTTGGTTTCCTATTATATTAAGATGTTAAACATTAGACGTTCTTTCACAAAATTTCTACTAAATGAATGGCTTTTGTTTCTTCAACTACTACCGAAGGAATGGTTTAGTTGATCATATATTCATATTATTAGTCAAACTTTGTAGCCTTGCTTTATGCAAAAAGGGCACTTTCTAAGATTAAAAATACGTACAATACTACTTTCATTTTAAAAACTCTTAAATAATATGGTGGGTGTTATGAAATAACTTATAATTTATAGTATCGAGAAATTTAAATAAGAGTAGAATTTAATACCCGTATGAAGCAAATAACACTACTATAAGTGAGAGAGTTTATTATAAGTAAGAAGAAGAAGATGTAATGGTTCTTTGATTATAAACTCTTGTTCTTGTTTATGGTGTACAAAAGAGTGAGATGAGTGATGGTATTTATAGTGAACAACAATACATAAAATAACAAAGATNNNNNNNNNNNNNNNNNNNNNNNNNNNNNNNNNNNNNNNNNNNNNNNNNNNNNNNNNNNNNNNNNNNNNNNNNNNNNNNNNNNNNNNNNNNNNNNNNNNNNNNNNNNNNNNNNNNNNNNNNNNNNNNNNNNNNNNNNNNNNNNNNNNNNNNNNNNNNNNNNNNNNNNNNNNNNNNNNNNNNNNNNNNNNNNNNNNNNNNNNNNNNNNNNNNNNNNNNNNNNNNNNNNNNNNNNNNNNNNNNNNNNNNNNNNNNNNNNNNNNNNNNNNNNNNNNNNNNNNNNNNNNNNNNNNNNNNNNNNNNNNNNNNNNNNNNNNNNNNNNNNNNNNNNNNNNNNNNNNNNNNNNNNNNNNNNNNNNNNNNNNNNNNNNNNNNNNNNNNNNNNNNNNNNNNNNNNNNNNNNNNNNNNNNNNNNNNNNNNNNNNNNNNNNNNNNNNNNNNNNNNNNNNNNNNNNNNNNNNNNNNNNNNNNNNNNNNNNNNNNNNNNNNNNNNNNNNNNNNNNNNNNNNNNNNNNNNNNNNNNNNNNNNNNNNNNNNNNNNNNNNNNNNNNNNNNNNNNNNNNNNNNNNNNNNNNNNNNNNNNNNNNNNNNNNNNNNNNNNNNNNNNNNNNNNNNNNNNNNNNNNNNNNNNNNNNNNNNNNNNNNNNNNNNNNNNNNNNNNNNNNNNNNNNNNNNNNNNNNNNNNNNNNNNNNNNNNNNNNNNNNNNNNNNNNNNNNNNNNNNNNNNNNNNNNNNNNNNNNNNNNNNNNNNNNNNNNNNNNNNNNNNNNNNNNNNNNNNNNNNNNNNNNNNNNNNNNNNNNNNNNNNNNNNNNNNNNNNNNNNNNNNNNNNNNNNNNNNNNNNNNNNNNNNNNNNNNNNNNNNNNNNNNNNNNNNNNNNNNNNNNNNNNNNNNNNNNNNNNNNNNNNNNNNNNNNNNNNNNNNNNNNNNNNNNNNNNNNNNNNNNNNNNNNNNNNNNNNNNNNNNNNNNNNNNNNNNNNNNNNNNNNNNNNNNNNNNNNNNNNNNNNNNNNNNNNNNNNNNNNNNNNNNNNNNNNNNNNNNNNNNNNNNNNNNNNNNNNNNNNNNNNNNNNNNNNNNNNNNNNNNNNNNNNNNNNNNNNNNNNNNNNNNNNNNNNNNNNNNNNNNNNNNNNNNNNNNNNNNNNNNNNNNNNNNNNNNNNNNNNNNNNNNNNNNNNNNNNNNNNNNNNNNNNNNNNNNNNNNNNNNNNNNNNNNNNNNNNNNNNNNNNNNNNNNNNNNNNNNNNNNNNNNNNNNNNNNNNNNNNNNNNNNNNNNNNNNNNNNNNNNNNNNNNNNNNNNNNNNNNNNNNNNNNNNNNNNNNNNNNNNNNNNNNNNNNNNNNNNNNNNNNNNNNNNNNNNNNNNNNNNNNNNNNNNNNNNNNNNNNNNNNNNNNNNNNNNNNNNNNNNNNNNNNNNNNNNNNNNNNNNNNNNNNNNNNNNNNNNNNNNNNNNNNNNNNNNNNNNNNNNNNNNNNNNNNNNNNNNNNNNNNNNNNNNNNNNNNNNNNNNNNNNNNNNNNNNNNNNNNNNNNNNNNNNNNNNNNNNNNNNNNNNNNNNNNNNNNNNNNNNNNNNNNNNNNNNNNNNNNNNNNNNNNNNNNNNNNNNNNNNNNNNNNNNNNNNNNNNNNNNNNNNNNNNNNNNNNNNNNNNNNNNNNNNNNNNNNNNNNNNNNNNNNNNNNNNNNNNNNNNNNNNNNNNNNNNNNNNNNNNNNNNNNNNNNNNNNNNNNNNNNNNNNNNNNNNNNNNNNNNNNNNNNNNNNNNNNNNNNNNNNNNNNNNNNNNNNNNNNNNNNNNNNNNNNNNNNNNNNNNNNNNNNNNNNNNNNNNNNNNNNNNNNNNNNNNNNNNNNNNNNNNNNNNNNNNNNNNNNNNNNNNNNNNNNNNNNNNNNNNNNNNNNNNNNNNNNNNNNNNNNNNNNNNNNNNNNNNNNNNNNNNNNNNNNNNNNNNNNNNNNNNNNNNNNNNNNNNNNNNNNNNNNNNNNNNNNNNNNNNNNNNNNNNNNNNNNNNNNNNNNNNNNNNNNNNNNNNNNNNNNNNNNNNNNNNNNNNNNNNNNNNNNNNNNNNNNNNNNNNNNNNNNNNNNNNNNNNNNNNNNNNNNNNNNNNNNNNNNNNNNNNNNNNNNNNNNNNNNNNNNNNNNNNNNNNNNNNNNNNNNNNNNNNNNNNNNNNNNNNNNNNNNNNNNNNNNNNNNNNNNNNNNNNNNNNNNNNNNNNNNNNNNNNNNNNNNNNNNNNNNNNNNNNNNNNNNNNNNNNNNNNNNNNNNNNNNNNNNNNNNNNNNNNNNNNNNNNNNNNNNNNNNNNNNNNNNNNNNNNNNNNNNNNNNNNNNNNNNNNNNNNNNNNNNNNNNNNNNNNNNNNNNNNNNNNNNNNNNNNNNNNNNNNNNNNNNNNNNNNNNNNNNNNNNNNNNNNNNNNNNNNNNNNNNNNNNNNNNNNNNNNNNNNNNNNNNNNNNNNNNNNNNNNNNNNNNNNNNNNNNNNNNNNNNNNNNNNNNNNNNNNNNNNNNNNNNNNNNNNNNNNNNNNNNNNNNNNNNNNNNNNNNNNNNNNNNNNNNNNNNNNNNNNNNNNNNNNNNNNNNNNNNNNNNNNNNNNNNNNNNNNNNNNNNNNNNNNNNNNNNNNNNNNNNNNNNNNNNNNNNNNNNNNNNNNNNNNNNNNNNNNNNNNNNNNNNNNNNNNNNNNNNNNNNNNNNNNNNNNNNNNNNNNNNNNNNNNNNNNNNNNNNNNNNNNNNNNNNNNNNNNNNNNNNNNNNNNNNNNNNNNNNNNNNNNNNNNNNNNNNNNNNNNNNNNNNNNNNNNNNNNNNNNNNNNNNNNNNNNNNNNNNNNNNNNNNNNNNNNNNNNNNNNNNNNNNNNNNNNNNNNNNNNNNNNNNNNNNNNNNNNNNNNNNNNNNNNNNNNNNNNNNNNNNNNNNNNNNNNNNNNNNNNNNNNNNNNNNNNNNNNNNNNNNNNNNNNNNNNNNNNNNNNNNNNNNNNNNNNNNNNNNNNNNNNNNNNNNNNNNNNNNNNNNNNNNNNNNNNNNNNNNNNNNNNNNNNNNNNNNNNNNNNNNNNNNNNNNNNNNNNNNNNNNNNNNNNNNNNNNNNNNNNNNNNNNNNNNNNNNNNNNNNNNNNNNNNNNNNNNNNNNNNNNNNNNNNNNNNNNNNNNNNNNNNNNNNNNNNNNNNNNNNNNNNNNNNNNNNNNNNNNNNNNNNNNNNNNNNNNNNNNNNNNNNNNNNNNNNNNNNNNNNNNNNNNNNNNNNNNNNNNNNNNNNNNNNNNNNNNNNNNNNNNNNNNNNNNNNNNNNNNNNNNNNNNNNNNNNNNNNNNNNNNNNNNNNNNNNNNNNNNNNNNNNNNNNNNNNNNNNNNNNNNNNNNNNNNNNNNNNNNNNNNNNNNNNNNNNNNNNNNNNNNNNNNNNNNNNNNNNNNNNNNNNNNNNNNNNNNNNNNNNNNNNNNNNNNNNNNNNNNNNNNNNNNNNNNNNNNNNNNNNNNNNNNNNNNNNNNNNNNNNNNNNNNNNNNNNNNNNNNNNNNNNNNNNNNNNNNNNNNNNNNNNNNNNNNNNNNNNNNNNNNNNNNNNNNNNNNNNNNNNNNNNNNNNNNNNNNNNNNNNNNNNNNNNNNNNNNNNNNNNNNNNNNNNNNNNNNNNNNNNNNNNNNNNNNNNNN
Coding sequences within:
- the LOC106292636 gene encoding glutathione S-transferase U25-like, with protein sequence MADEVILLDYWPSAFGMRTRIALEEKDIKFDHREQDLFNKSQILLGMNPVHKKIPVLIHNGKPVCESLIQVEYIDETWPKGNSLLPSDPYQRAQAKFWGDFIDKKVSGPTWVLWGGKGEEQEAGKKEFIEVLKTLETELGDKTYFGGETFGYVDIALIGFYCWFDTYEKFANFSIEAECPKVIAWAKRCLKRESVAKSLPDSDKITKYVPELKKRLGME